The stretch of DNA GACAGTTCTTTTTTAGCTTTTCCTTGGCTTTTTCATCAAATGACGGTGCTAAAATCACTTCGACAAATTTGTCAGTGAAAAACGCCGCGACTTCTTCTGTTACGGGGAAATTCAGCGCGATGATTCCCCCGAAAGAGCTTTTCTCGTCCCCTTTCCAGGCTTTTTCTAAGGCGCGGATCGGGGTTTCACCGATCGCCAGGCCGCAAGGCGTATTATGTTTCACAACAACTGCCGTCGGCAGACTTTTAGTCCCTTGCCATTGATGCACATCTTGCAAAGTTTTAAGAGCGAAATCCGCATCCAGGTAGTTATTGTAAGACATCTCTTTACCTTGAAGGGATTTGGCGTGTGCCAGGCCTTCTTGGAAAGGATCTTTCATCACAAAGGCTTTTTGGTGCGGGTTTTCACCGTATCTTAAAGATTCACCCGTGCTTTGAGTTAAGTAAGACGCGATCGCTTGATCATAAAAAGCCGTCATCGTGTAAACTTGCGACGCACATTTTTGGCGGAACTCTAAACTCGTCTCACCTTTGTTTTCTTGGAATTCTTTGATAAAAGTGCCGTATTGTTCGGGATTACACAAAACCGTGACAGAACGGAAGTTTTTCGCCCCGGCTCTTAGCAACGTCGGTCCGCCGATATCAATGTTTTCGATACATTCAGCAAAGCTTGAATTCTTTTTTAAAGTTTCATGGAATGGGTACAAATTCACTACTACCAAATCAATGGGGCTGATACCCAAATCTTTTGCTTGTTTGATATCGGAAGGGTCTTCGCGGCGATACAAAAGACTTGAAGCGATCTCAAAGCTGATAGTTTTCATGCGACCTTGAAAGGCCTCACCTTTACCGCTTAACGTTTCAACGGCGGTCACTTTGTAACCGGCTTGTTCTAAAGATTTAGCCGTGCCACCACTGGCGATCAATTCAACATTTTGTGCGGCTAAAACTTTTGCTAAATCTAATAAACCCGTTTTATCAGATACGCTTAATAAAGCTCTTTTAATAGTCATGGCTGAGTCCTTAAGTAAGTCACTGCATTTTTAAAAAATTCTAAGCCGTAAGCCGTGCCTTCAAATGGCAAGTGCCAATCGTGCAAAGCGGCCTCGGGATGAGGCATCAATGCGAACACCAAACCTGAAGGATCACAGACGCCGGCGATTTGCGCTTGCGCGCCATTGACGTCTTCTTTGTATTTCAAAACGGCTTGGTTATTTTGGATAAGTCGCTTTAACAAGCTTTCTTCTTTACAGACAAAGCGTCCTTCCCCGTGGCGCATCGGTAAAACAAATTCTTTCGGAAGATTCTTCGTCCAGATACACGGAGATTTTTCATCGCGCTCCACCGTCACCCATTGGTCAATGAAATGACCTTGGCGGTTTTTTACTAAGGCACAAGTGCGATTGAAATCGGCGTCGGGCAAGAGACCTAGACGAATCATGGTCTGAAAGCCATTGCAGATTCCCAGGACGGGACGAGTTTTTACGAATTCTTGTAATTCGCTTTTTAAGACGTTTTCTAATTTAAGCGAAAGAATCTGACCGCTGCCCAGGTGATCGCCGAATGAAAATCCTCCCGGAAACACCATGGCTTGATATTCGTGAAGACTTTTAGGATTTTTTAAAAGCTCATTGACGTGAACCTTTTTCGCGGATCCCCCTGCAAGCTCGATAGCGCGGGCCGTTTCATTTTCACAGTTAATGCCATCACCCCAAAGGACTAAGAACTTGGGAGCTGTTTGGTTAGGCTTCGTAGACATTTAAAACTCCCTTAGACCAGATGTTTTGCAAGTTTGCGGTCGGAACTGTTTGCGTGCTCCCGCCGAACGACCATTTCATTTGGCCATCTGCCGTTGTTGTTCCGACATGTTTTGCGGCCTTTGCAAAATGCGCTTCAAAATCCTTTTTCTTTTCAGTCGGCACGCTGACCACAAAGACCGAGCCCGTTTCAGACCAAAGCTGATTCCACGTGAGGTCGTTCAAATTTAAGTTTGCGCCTAAGGCGTTACCAAAACAAGATTCCGCCAAGGCCCCCATCAATCCCCCCTCGGAGAGATCGTGGCACGAAGACATAAGTTCTTGGCGATGCGCTTGGAAGATTTTTTTGTAAAGATCGTTGTTGGCTTTTAAGTTTGGATATTCAGGGGCCTCTTCGTTAACGACAAATTCTTGCGCCAAAGTCGAAGCATAAAGACTGCTCGTCAGCTGACCTAAGATATATATTTCCTCCCCGGCTTTTCGGAAGAATCCAGGGCATGTTTTATTGGCCTCAGGAATTTGACCTATCGCCGTCACTAACAGTGTTGGCGGGACTGAGATTTTAACCGTTTCGCCGGATTTAGTTTTTCCGATGAAATCATTTTTCATGCTGTCTTTACCGCTGACAAAGGGAGCCCGGAAGCTTTGCGCAGCATCGTAAAGACCTTCACACGCGCGCACTAACTGCGCCATTTTGTGATGAGCATCGGGGTTGCTTGATTTTTCAATTGGATCCGGCCAACAG from Bdellovibrio bacteriovorus encodes:
- a CDS encoding phosphoribosylformylglycinamidine synthase subunit PurQ, which codes for MSTKPNQTAPKFLVLWGDGINCENETARAIELAGGSAKKVHVNELLKNPKSLHEYQAMVFPGGFSFGDHLGSGQILSLKLENVLKSELQEFVKTRPVLGICNGFQTMIRLGLLPDADFNRTCALVKNRQGHFIDQWVTVERDEKSPCIWTKNLPKEFVLPMRHGEGRFVCKEESLLKRLIQNNQAVLKYKEDVNGAQAQIAGVCDPSGLVFALMPHPEAALHDWHLPFEGTAYGLEFFKNAVTYLRTQP
- the purH gene encoding bifunctional phosphoribosylaminoimidazolecarboxamide formyltransferase/IMP cyclohydrolase, with product MTIKRALLSVSDKTGLLDLAKVLAAQNVELIASGGTAKSLEQAGYKVTAVETLSGKGEAFQGRMKTISFEIASSLLYRREDPSDIKQAKDLGISPIDLVVVNLYPFHETLKKNSSFAECIENIDIGGPTLLRAGAKNFRSVTVLCNPEQYGTFIKEFQENKGETSLEFRQKCASQVYTMTAFYDQAIASYLTQSTGESLRYGENPHQKAFVMKDPFQEGLAHAKSLQGKEMSYNNYLDADFALKTLQDVHQWQGTKSLPTAVVVKHNTPCGLAIGETPIRALEKAWKGDEKSSFGGIIALNFPVTEEVAAFFTDKFVEVILAPSFDEKAKEKLKKNCRIMEVKLKSEPAWQVRSIEGGWLVQEADTFDLSNTKVVTKNPVSEDKKRLASFAMLAVKNLKSNAIALARQEGPEFDLMTMGSGQTNRVDCIEKLITSRLTDKGIKDVSEVVLASDAFFPFPDSVQVAAKLGVKCIIQPGGSVKDNDVIAEADKLGISMLFTGRRHFLH